The following proteins come from a genomic window of Iamia sp. SCSIO 61187:
- a CDS encoding exonuclease SbcCD subunit D, translated as MRVLHTSDWHLGRLFHGAPLLSEQECALARVVAIAGDADVDAVVVAGDLYDRAIPPADAVDLLAEALRELRGLGVPVVAITGNHDSPNRVGALDPLLRAGGVTLRGRLDVDAPVVVPATDGGSDLVIHPVPYQEPLAAPLVERTGERARRPTQHEVLARALDATRAEVAGRGDVRSVVVAHAFVAGAAPSDSERELSVGGVDRVPTSAFDGFTYAALGHLHRPQEVGPRAAYSGSLLPYSFSETARASVRVVELAPDGSVEAEVVELGCERTVATLEGRLDSLLADPAHRAAEQAWVRVRLHDEVLPRHAMERLRDRFPHTLVLEHVRPATASTAADPRRRSTPVTDLDLAHAFVAERFGRPVDATEDTLLRAAFDAVTAAGREDELRVAATVATADRGHDEHGQHDDGSSARDGAVA; from the coding sequence ATGCGGGTCCTCCACACCTCCGACTGGCACCTCGGGCGCCTGTTCCACGGTGCCCCGCTGCTGTCCGAGCAGGAGTGCGCCCTCGCCCGGGTCGTGGCCATCGCCGGCGACGCCGACGTGGACGCCGTGGTGGTGGCGGGCGACCTCTACGACCGGGCCATCCCCCCGGCCGACGCCGTCGACCTGCTGGCCGAGGCCCTGCGCGAGCTGCGGGGACTGGGCGTCCCGGTCGTCGCCATCACCGGCAACCACGACTCCCCCAACCGGGTCGGCGCCCTCGACCCCCTGCTGCGGGCCGGCGGCGTCACCCTGCGCGGCCGGCTCGACGTCGACGCCCCCGTCGTCGTCCCGGCCACCGACGGCGGCTCCGACCTGGTGATCCACCCGGTGCCGTACCAGGAGCCGCTCGCCGCCCCGCTGGTCGAGCGCACGGGGGAGCGGGCCCGCCGCCCCACCCAGCACGAGGTGCTGGCCCGCGCCCTCGACGCCACCCGGGCCGAGGTGGCGGGCCGGGGCGACGTCCGTTCCGTCGTCGTGGCCCACGCCTTCGTGGCCGGCGCGGCGCCGTCCGACAGCGAGCGCGAGCTCAGCGTGGGCGGCGTCGACCGGGTGCCGACCTCGGCCTTCGACGGCTTCACCTACGCCGCCCTCGGCCACCTCCACCGCCCCCAGGAGGTCGGCCCCCGCGCCGCCTACTCCGGCTCGCTGCTGCCCTACTCCTTCTCGGAGACGGCCCGGGCGTCGGTGCGGGTCGTCGAGCTGGCGCCCGACGGGTCGGTCGAGGCCGAGGTGGTCGAGCTCGGGTGCGAGCGCACCGTCGCCACCCTCGAGGGGCGGCTCGACAGCCTCCTGGCCGACCCCGCCCACCGGGCCGCCGAGCAGGCGTGGGTGCGCGTCCGGCTGCACGACGAGGTGCTGCCCCGCCACGCCATGGAGCGCCTGCGCGACCGCTTCCCCCACACCCTGGTGCTCGAGCACGTCCGCCCGGCGACCGCCTCCACCGCGGCCGACCCCCGCCGCCGGAGCACGCCGGTGACCGACCTCGACCTGGCCCACGCCTTCGTGGCCGAGCGGTTCGGTCGCCCGGTCGACGCCACCGAGGACACCCTGCTCCGGGCCGCCTTCGACGCCGTCACGGCCGCCGGGCGCGAGGACGAGCTGCGCGTCGCTGCCACCGTGGCCACGGCCGATCGCGGGCACGACGAGCACGGCCAGCACGACGACGGTTCGTCGGCCCGGGACGGGGCGGTGGCATGA
- a CDS encoding AAA family ATPase, producing MRPLLLEVEAFGPYATRQVVDFDALGDEGLFLIWGPTGAGKSFLLDALCFALYGKTAGDRPLSRLHSDHARGAVPRVELRFRLGADEWTVRREAPRWRTKRDGTAAQHSAKAVLERRVPGGVDVVATKVTDVDRILTERLGLDVDEFRRVVLLPQGRFEQVLRASSADREALLASIFGTHRFEDVARHLDLAAREEARAIDQAEHEQRARRQAVAATCARLTADLEPYRPALAAVVDLGALAGAALDEGGEADGQPALDQVAAALATATTTLRSEVGTAEAAADTARAEADRAEGTAERWDERARLRQREAELAAAADEVERARTELATAERALRVAPTFAAAHRAHRAVRDAVDHHRVAAEEAAAAWAASPVTLGGALHGPALDGAALTAIDDAWLTAAATAIVRRTTEVEAAAEAAVRAQEGREQAAAAQRRAEQAAASAEGWTRKAEAAGRDREARVAELAAARAAVERADALVADVERLAAWSAAARRLPAAEAEVRRAEEARLEVVEAEARARATYAEQLRRHLDGTAGELAASLEPGAPCPVCGGAEHPAPAPRQPGAPTRAEVDAAEAAAETAARRRVAAAAAVEEARAARADVRAEAGEAADRPDEVAAALEAARSGLAEARACAAEADGLERKVATAATAVDECRRLADADTARAAECREAVAVHVAQVRRAEELAEGVLGVGAGRDVAERASAALARLHDAFADLAQTRGQAASATSVAESAVETLAAALDEAGFVDAAAATAAGRDDVTRRRLRATIDGWESERQAVAAALDHAARSDLPDERPDPDPARAAAIEATATHRSLVEACARVGAAADAVADAVDAHREEAAHLAVAVAEHEVRRRLAEVCAGRGPDRISLQRWVLAAHFETICERANDRLAVMTAGRYSLRVHTESSRGARAGLDLRVLDAHSGEEREVTTLSGGETFQASLALALGVADVVGERTGGVDLGVLFVDEGFGTLDADALHLALDELDRLRAGGRMVGVISHVPGLRERIGSGIEVRPARAGSEVLVGSVPGA from the coding sequence ATGAGACCGCTCCTCCTCGAGGTCGAGGCCTTCGGGCCCTACGCCACCCGCCAGGTGGTCGACTTCGACGCGCTGGGCGACGAGGGCCTGTTCCTCATCTGGGGGCCGACCGGCGCCGGCAAGAGCTTCCTCCTCGACGCACTCTGCTTCGCCCTCTACGGCAAGACGGCCGGCGACCGGCCGTTGTCCCGACTCCACTCCGACCACGCCCGCGGCGCCGTGCCCCGGGTCGAGCTGCGGTTCCGCCTCGGGGCCGACGAGTGGACGGTGCGCCGCGAGGCGCCCCGCTGGCGCACCAAGCGCGACGGCACCGCCGCCCAGCACTCGGCCAAGGCCGTCCTCGAGCGCCGGGTGCCCGGCGGGGTCGACGTGGTGGCCACCAAGGTCACCGACGTCGACCGGATCCTCACCGAGCGGCTGGGGCTCGACGTCGACGAGTTCCGCCGGGTGGTCCTGCTGCCCCAGGGCCGGTTCGAGCAGGTGCTCCGGGCCAGCTCCGCCGACCGGGAGGCGCTGCTCGCCAGCATCTTCGGCACCCACCGGTTCGAGGACGTGGCCCGCCACCTCGACCTGGCCGCCCGCGAGGAGGCCCGGGCCATCGACCAGGCCGAGCACGAGCAGCGGGCCCGACGGCAGGCCGTCGCCGCGACCTGCGCCCGCCTCACGGCCGACCTCGAGCCGTACCGCCCCGCCCTCGCCGCCGTGGTCGACCTCGGGGCCCTCGCCGGTGCGGCGCTCGACGAGGGCGGTGAGGCCGACGGTCAGCCGGCCCTCGACCAGGTTGCCGCCGCCCTCGCCACCGCCACGACCACGCTGCGCTCCGAGGTCGGCACCGCCGAGGCCGCCGCCGACACCGCCCGGGCCGAGGCCGACCGGGCCGAGGGCACGGCCGAGCGGTGGGACGAGCGGGCCCGGCTGCGCCAGCGGGAAGCCGAGCTGGCCGCCGCCGCCGACGAGGTCGAGCGGGCTCGGACCGAGCTGGCGACGGCCGAGCGGGCCCTGCGGGTCGCCCCCACCTTCGCCGCCGCCCACCGGGCCCACCGGGCGGTGCGCGACGCCGTCGACCACCACCGGGTGGCGGCCGAGGAGGCCGCGGCCGCCTGGGCGGCCAGCCCCGTGACCCTCGGCGGCGCCCTGCACGGCCCCGCCCTCGACGGCGCCGCCCTCACCGCCATCGACGACGCCTGGCTCACCGCCGCGGCCACGGCGATCGTCCGGCGCACCACCGAGGTCGAGGCCGCGGCCGAGGCTGCCGTCCGGGCCCAGGAGGGCCGGGAGCAGGCGGCCGCGGCCCAGCGCCGGGCCGAGCAGGCCGCGGCGTCGGCCGAGGGCTGGACCCGCAAGGCCGAGGCCGCCGGTCGGGACCGGGAGGCCCGGGTGGCCGAGCTGGCCGCCGCCCGGGCCGCGGTCGAGCGGGCCGACGCTCTGGTGGCCGACGTCGAGCGGCTGGCGGCGTGGTCGGCGGCCGCCCGACGCCTGCCCGCCGCCGAGGCCGAGGTTCGCCGGGCCGAGGAGGCCCGGCTGGAGGTGGTCGAGGCCGAGGCCCGGGCCCGGGCCACCTACGCCGAGCAGCTCCGCCGTCACCTCGACGGCACCGCCGGTGAGCTGGCCGCCTCCCTGGAGCCCGGTGCCCCGTGCCCCGTCTGCGGCGGCGCCGAGCACCCGGCCCCCGCCCCCCGCCAGCCCGGGGCCCCGACCCGGGCCGAGGTCGACGCGGCCGAGGCCGCCGCCGAGACGGCGGCGCGCCGCCGGGTCGCGGCCGCCGCCGCCGTCGAGGAGGCGCGAGCGGCCCGGGCCGACGTGCGGGCCGAGGCGGGGGAGGCCGCCGACCGCCCCGACGAGGTCGCCGCCGCCCTCGAGGCGGCCCGGTCGGGCCTGGCTGAGGCCCGGGCCTGCGCGGCCGAGGCCGACGGCCTCGAGCGGAAGGTCGCCACCGCCGCCACCGCGGTCGACGAGTGCCGCCGCCTCGCCGACGCCGACACCGCCCGGGCGGCCGAGTGCCGCGAGGCCGTCGCCGTCCACGTCGCCCAGGTGCGCCGGGCCGAGGAGCTGGCCGAGGGCGTGCTCGGCGTCGGCGCCGGGCGCGACGTGGCCGAGCGGGCCTCGGCCGCCCTCGCCCGCCTCCACGACGCCTTCGCCGACCTGGCCCAGACGCGGGGCCAGGCCGCGTCGGCGACCTCGGTGGCCGAGAGCGCGGTCGAGACCCTGGCGGCCGCCCTCGACGAGGCCGGCTTCGTCGATGCCGCCGCCGCCACGGCCGCCGGCCGCGACGACGTCACCCGCCGACGCCTCCGGGCCACCATCGACGGGTGGGAGTCCGAGCGCCAGGCCGTGGCCGCCGCCCTGGACCACGCCGCCCGGTCGGACCTGCCCGACGAGCGCCCCGACCCGGACCCGGCCCGGGCCGCGGCGATCGAGGCCACCGCGACCCACCGATCCCTGGTCGAGGCGTGCGCCCGGGTGGGGGCGGCGGCCGACGCCGTGGCCGACGCGGTCGACGCCCACCGCGAGGAGGCCGCCCACCTGGCGGTGGCCGTGGCCGAGCACGAGGTCCGGCGCCGGCTGGCCGAGGTCTGCGCCGGCCGGGGCCCCGATCGCATCTCCCTCCAGCGGTGGGTCCTGGCCGCCCACTTCGAGACCATCTGCGAGCGGGCCAACGACCGCCTGGCGGTGATGACCGCCGGGCGCTACTCGCTGCGGGTCCACACCGAGTCGAGCCGGGGGGCCCGGGCCGGCCTCGACCTCCGGGTGCTCGACGCCCACAGCGGCGAGGAGCGCGAGGTCACCACCCTCTCCGGGGGCGAGACGTTCCAGGCGTCGCTCGCCCTGGCCCTCGGCGTGGCCGACGTGGTGGGGGAGCGCACCGGGGGCGTGGACCTCGGCGTGCTGTTCGTCGACGAGGGCTTCGGCACGCTCGACGCCGACGCCCTGCACCTGGCCCTCGACGAGCTCGACCGGCTCCGGGCCGGCGGGCGGATGGTCGGCGTCATCAGCCACGTGCCCGGCCTCCGCGAGCGGATCGGCTCGGGCATCGAGGTCCGTCCCGCCCGGGCCGGCTCCGAGGTCCTGGTCGGCTCGGTCCCCGGCGCCTGA
- a CDS encoding sorbosone dehydrogenase family protein translates to MTGRRACALLGAALLVLALGACGDDEQTEPPERGAEVEGRAPTTPPTEDSTTTPATTGPSTTTGEAAPGLLGEVAVVLTPIVELDQPTKLVPRPGSDLLYVAEQGGRVVTVDPSTAPDAEVTTALDLTSVTRSGGEQGLLGLAFAPDGATLYVHHSGTDGETRIAAFTMDGAVADPGSRVDLLTVDQPYANHNGGELLVDEDGLLWIGLGDGGSGDDPDLRAQDPDDLLGKVLRIDPSSPEGDRPYGIPADNPYASDGGGRPEIALLGLRNPWRMRFDRATGDLWIADVGQNALEEIDRLPAGAILGANLGWSRFEGSDEKFPDRRLADGPLVGPVFEMAHADGWCSVSGGALYRGEAIPDLAGAYLFGDFCKPGLSAIRLDGDTVAETAVLDDAAATVVSVDTDAAGEVYVLSLDGVVARLDPA, encoded by the coding sequence GTGACCGGCCGCCGGGCGTGCGCCCTCCTGGGGGCGGCGCTGCTGGTGCTCGCCCTCGGGGCGTGCGGCGACGACGAGCAGACCGAGCCGCCCGAGCGGGGCGCCGAGGTCGAGGGCCGGGCGCCGACGACCCCGCCGACGGAGGACTCCACCACCACCCCGGCGACGACCGGGCCCTCGACCACGACCGGCGAGGCCGCACCCGGGCTCCTGGGCGAGGTCGCGGTCGTCCTGACCCCGATCGTCGAGCTCGATCAGCCGACCAAGCTCGTGCCCCGCCCGGGCTCCGACCTGCTGTACGTCGCCGAGCAGGGGGGCCGGGTCGTGACCGTCGACCCGTCCACCGCGCCCGACGCCGAGGTGACCACGGCCCTCGACCTCACCTCGGTCACCCGCTCCGGGGGCGAGCAGGGGCTGCTGGGGCTGGCCTTCGCCCCCGACGGGGCCACGCTCTACGTCCACCACAGCGGGACCGACGGCGAGACCCGCATCGCCGCCTTCACCATGGACGGCGCCGTCGCCGACCCCGGTTCGCGGGTCGACCTCCTGACCGTCGACCAGCCCTACGCCAACCACAACGGCGGTGAGCTGCTGGTCGACGAGGACGGGCTGCTGTGGATCGGTCTGGGCGACGGCGGCTCGGGCGACGACCCCGACCTGCGAGCCCAGGACCCCGACGACCTGCTGGGCAAGGTCCTGCGCATCGACCCGAGCAGCCCTGAAGGGGACCGGCCCTACGGCATCCCCGCCGACAACCCCTATGCCTCCGACGGCGGGGGCCGGCCCGAGATCGCCCTCCTCGGCCTGCGCAACCCGTGGCGCATGCGGTTCGACCGCGCGACCGGCGACCTCTGGATCGCGGACGTGGGCCAGAACGCCCTGGAGGAGATCGACCGGCTGCCCGCCGGCGCCATCCTCGGTGCCAACCTGGGCTGGAGCCGGTTCGAGGGCTCCGACGAGAAGTTCCCCGACCGCCGGCTGGCCGACGGGCCGCTGGTCGGACCGGTCTTCGAGATGGCGCACGCCGACGGGTGGTGCTCGGTGTCCGGGGGCGCCCTCTACCGGGGCGAAGCAATCCCCGACCTCGCCGGGGCCTACCTGTTCGGTGACTTCTGCAAGCCGGGGCTGTCGGCCATCCGCCTCGACGGCGACACCGTCGCCGAGACGGCCGTCCTCGACGACGCCGCCGCCACCGTCGTGTCGGTCGACACCGATGCCGCCGGCGAGGTCTACGTGCTGTCCCTCGACGGCGTCGTCGCCCGCCTCGACCCCGCCTGA
- the tesB gene encoding acyl-CoA thioesterase II translates to MIDAVQQEAVDDLVAVLDLEPIEVNLFRGTSPDVDLQRVFGGQVAGQALVAAARTVGADRHVHSLHAYFLRPGDPTVPILYEVDRIRDGRSFTTRRVVAIQHGKPIFNLSASFHVAEEGYDHGAPMPSDVPDPESLPDFTTRWAPIMGRSEQGRAWLERPRPIDMRYVDGVPSARREPLPPHNRVWMRADGTLPDDPVLHTCVVTYASDMTLLDTTLFPHGRSFVENDVMMASLDHAMWFHRPFRADEWLLYAQDTPSASGGRGIARGLFFDRAGALVASVVQEGLIRPLEPAAR, encoded by the coding sequence CAGGAGGCGGTCGACGACCTGGTGGCGGTGCTCGACCTGGAGCCCATCGAGGTCAACCTGTTCCGGGGCACGAGCCCCGACGTCGACCTGCAGCGGGTGTTCGGTGGGCAGGTCGCGGGCCAGGCCCTGGTGGCCGCGGCCCGGACCGTCGGGGCCGACCGCCACGTCCACTCGCTCCACGCCTACTTCCTCCGCCCCGGCGACCCGACGGTGCCGATCCTCTACGAGGTCGACCGGATCCGGGACGGCCGGTCGTTCACCACCCGGCGAGTCGTGGCCATCCAGCACGGCAAGCCCATCTTCAACCTGTCGGCGTCGTTCCACGTGGCCGAGGAGGGCTACGACCACGGTGCGCCCATGCCGAGCGACGTGCCCGACCCCGAGTCGCTCCCCGACTTCACCACCCGGTGGGCGCCGATCATGGGCCGGAGCGAGCAGGGCCGGGCGTGGCTGGAGCGGCCCCGCCCCATCGACATGCGCTACGTCGACGGCGTGCCCTCGGCCCGCCGGGAGCCGCTGCCGCCCCACAACCGGGTGTGGATGCGGGCCGACGGGACGCTCCCCGACGACCCCGTGCTCCACACCTGCGTGGTGACCTACGCGTCGGACATGACCCTGCTCGACACCACCCTGTTCCCCCACGGTCGCTCGTTCGTGGAGAACGACGTGATGATGGCCAGCCTCGACCACGCCATGTGGTTCCACCGGCCGTTCCGGGCCGACGAGTGGCTCCTCTACGCCCAGGACACGCCCTCGGCCTCGGGCGGGCGGGGCATCGCCCGGGGCCTGTTCTTCGACCGGGCCGGCGCCCTCGTCGCCTCGGTCGTGCAGGAGGGGCTGATCCGCCCGCTGGAGCCTGCGGCCCGGTGA